One genomic segment of Mytilus trossulus isolate FHL-02 chromosome 4, PNRI_Mtr1.1.1.hap1, whole genome shotgun sequence includes these proteins:
- the LOC134716822 gene encoding uncharacterized protein LOC134716822: protein MRILNGNVKTVVYYCVLTVRDTKHSKIKNAQNHKIVDIKQVGVHSEELDFTNIKCKDHSGQAYCLFCTKCDSLVCPLCIAKIHERHDLVEISEEFKTKIERLKKGQSRIQTNRTKLATQKVLLEQCKSRENDKYTKVIQTIQNHGEALKQAVDKNIEELNIEVSENHNVILHSIDTDLGEILRSMKANDDKDNETKELIKATDIAKFFREVSQKEKSIDIPVPKTQSSYNLIPKFVPGEITQSNVGVLQSDDNPIELTVALNIISVYQTELSIVSDIIPCRDKSFWINCKKDNKLMKVKPEGNNLKTICSFNIKVYSMALLPSNDIILSTKGSRLQQLSVTTGKLTDSVYDLDPLGPTDIYITCGNKVVVGVYSNSLGRRAVFVMNEKGDHETVYEHDENNKPIFNYISSITSTSNGNLHVADYKPGSDRGRVVVLGQEGGIVNTYTGHADINKYKPFKPVRIVTTPRDNVIVVDLNTEVFHILNNRGELLAHFNTKGNTRIHPYCLAFTSKGQLYIGCGKPSTSTAKEANIYHVTLSGC, encoded by the coding sequence ATGAGAATATTAAATGGAAATGTGAAGACTGTGGTTTATTATTGTGTACTAACTGTTAGGGatacaaaacattcaaaaattaaaaatgcacaaaatcataaaatagttGACATTAAGCAAGTAGGTGTGCATTCTGAAGAATTGGATTTTACGAACATTAAGTGCAAAGATCACTCTGGACAAGCGTACTGTCTCTTTTGCACTAAATGTGACAGTCTAGTTTGTCCATTATGCATTGCTAAAATACACGAAAGGCATGATTTAGTCGAAATCAGTGaggaatttaaaacaaaaatagagaGACTAAAGAAAGGACAAAGTAGAATTCAGACCAACAGAACTAAACTTGCAACACAGAAAGTACTTTTGGAACAATGTAAGTCTCGTGAAAATGACAAGTACACAAAAGTTATACAAACTATTCAAAATCATGGTGAAGCTTTAAAACAAGCAGTTGACAAAAACATAGAAGAGCTAAACATTGAAGTAAGTGAAAATCATAACGTAATACTACATTCAATTGACACTGATCTTGGTGAAATATTAAGATCCATGAAAGCCAATGATGACAAAgacaatgaaacaaaagaacTCATTAAGGCAACAGATATTGCCAAGTTTTTTCGTGAAGTCAGCCAAAAAGAGAAATCGATAGATATACCAGTACCAAAAACCCAGTCATCATACAATTTGATTCCAAAATTTGTTCCAGGGGAGATCACTCAGTCTAATGTTGGAGTGCTTCAAAGTGATGATAATCCGATAGAACTAACTGTTGCTCTCAATATTATTTCAGTATATCAGACCGAACTTTCAATTGTTTCAGATATAATTCCGTGTCGTGATAAGTCGTTCTGGATAAATTGTAAGAAAGATAACAAGTTAATGAAAGTAAAACCAGAAGGAAACAATCTGAAGACCATTTGTAGCTTCAACATAAAAGTATATAGTATGGCATTGCTTCCTTCAAATGATATTATCCTGTCCACAAAGGGATCCAGACTACAACAACTTAGTGTTACCACTGGTAAACTGACAGACAGTGTATATGATCTGGATCCTTTGGGTCCTACTGACATCTACATTACCTGTGGTAATAAAGTTGTTGTAGGAGTTTACAGTAACTCATTAGGAAGGAGAGCAGTGTTTGTAATGAATGAGAAGGGAGACCATGAGACTgtgtatgaacatgatgaaaataataaaccTATATTCAATTATATATCAAGTATCACCAGTACCAGTAATGGTAATTTACATGTGGCTGATTATAAACCAGGTAGTGACAGAGGTAGAGTGGTGGTGTTAGGACAGGAAGGGGGTATAGTCAATACATATACAGGACATGCAGATATCAACAAGTATAAACCATTCAAACCAGTCAGGATAGTGACAACACCAAGAGACAATGTTATTGTAGTAGATTTGAACACTGAGGTGTTTCACATTTTAAACAACAGAGGAGAACTATTGGCTCATTTTAATACTAAGGGTAATACAAGAATCCATCCATACTGCCTAGCCTTTACATCAAAAGGACAACTTTATATAGGGTGCGGTAAACCTAGCACTAGTACAGCGAAGGAAGCAAATATATATCATGTGACACTATCAGGATGTTAA